The proteins below come from a single Minwuia thermotolerans genomic window:
- a CDS encoding site-specific tyrosine recombinase XerD: protein MPRGTDLPAPRPDDARLIELFLDMMTAERNAAANTIAAYRRDLDGLAGWLAGRGRAIADADTEALRAWLGHLSRQGLAAATQARRTSSARRLYAFLLAEGLRADNPALALDAPKRGRSLPKTLSVEEIGRLIAAARARRDHRGVRLICLIEILYAAGLRVSELLTLPHPTLSGDGRFLMVRGKGGKERLAPMSPEALAALADYLAVRARFLTGGRPSDWLFPSRGAAGHLTRQHFALELKKLAGTAGIRPARVSPHVLRHAFASHLLAGGADLRSLQKLLGHADISTTQIYTHVQDERLTDLVRGAHPLARR, encoded by the coding sequence TTGCCCAGGGGGACTGACCTCCCTGCGCCGCGGCCGGACGATGCCCGGCTGATCGAGTTGTTTCTCGACATGATGACGGCCGAGCGCAACGCCGCAGCCAATACCATCGCCGCCTACCGCCGCGATCTGGACGGGCTCGCCGGCTGGCTCGCCGGGCGCGGACGCGCCATCGCGGACGCGGACACGGAGGCGCTCCGGGCCTGGCTCGGTCATCTCTCGCGTCAGGGTCTGGCGGCGGCGACCCAGGCCCGCCGCACCTCCTCGGCGCGCCGGCTCTACGCCTTCCTGCTGGCCGAGGGGCTGCGGGCCGACAATCCGGCCCTTGCCCTCGACGCGCCGAAGCGCGGCCGGTCCCTGCCGAAGACGCTCTCGGTGGAGGAGATCGGCCGGCTGATCGCGGCGGCGCGCGCCCGGCGCGATCATCGCGGCGTGCGCCTGATCTGCCTGATCGAGATTCTCTACGCCGCCGGGCTGCGGGTCAGCGAACTGCTCACCCTGCCCCACCCGACGCTCAGCGGCGACGGCCGTTTCCTGATGGTGCGCGGCAAGGGCGGCAAGGAGCGGCTGGCGCCCATGAGCCCTGAGGCGCTGGCGGCGCTGGCGGATTATCTCGCGGTCCGTGCCCGCTTCCTGACGGGCGGACGGCCGTCGGACTGGCTGTTTCCGTCGCGCGGCGCGGCGGGCCACCTGACCCGTCAGCACTTCGCGCTGGAACTGAAGAAGCTGGCCGGGACGGCCGGCATCCGCCCGGCGCGCGTCTCGCCGCACGTCCTGCGCCATGCCTTCGCCAGCCACCTGCTGGCCGGCGGCGCGGACCTGCGCAGTCTCCAGAAGCTGCTGGGCCACGCCGACATCTCGACCACGCAGATCTATACACACGTGCAGGACGAGCGTCTGACGGACCTGGTTCGAGGCGCGCATCCGCTTGCCCGGCGCTGA
- a CDS encoding cell division protein ZapA, which translates to MPHVTVSINGRDHVIGCGEGEEDRVRQLAAFVDKRATELVDGGMKVPDARLMMMTALMIADELATAYEELDAARAGGGSDGEANDGRAREIADRLEALAERMESFSSTG; encoded by the coding sequence ATGCCGCACGTGACCGTTTCCATCAACGGCCGGGACCATGTCATCGGCTGTGGCGAGGGTGAGGAGGATCGCGTCCGTCAACTCGCCGCCTTCGTCGACAAGCGCGCCACGGAACTGGTCGACGGCGGGATGAAGGTGCCGGACGCGCGGCTGATGATGATGACAGCGCTGATGATCGCCGACGAACTCGCGACCGCCTATGAGGAACTGGACGCCGCGCGCGCCGGCGGCGGATCGGACGGCGAAGCGAATGACGGCCGGGCCCGGGAGATCGCGGATCGGCTGGAGGCGCTGGCCGAGCGCATGGAATCTTTTTCCTCCACCGGCTGA
- a CDS encoding AEC family transporter — MTAELAAIIAPVFLIAGIGFVWGRMRLPFDTATITAIATNVSTPALILATLAGLKVGAGALSEMMLAVALTLVGFGVAGGLALLLFRMSLRAFLTPMMMANVGNMGLPLCLFAFGEEGLALGIACFAVNAAWHFTGGIALVSGRMTFRTVLRTPVIHASLIGIALMATGTALPAWLQNTLDVLGGIAIPLMLIALGVSLASLEARSLREGAVVAVLRLSVGLCVGFAVAELLSLEGAARGVILIQSAMPVAVFNYLFAAAYEQRPGAVAGSVLISTAISFLTMPFLLLFAMGRL; from the coding sequence TTGACTGCCGAACTCGCCGCCATCATTGCGCCTGTCTTCCTCATCGCCGGAATCGGCTTTGTCTGGGGCCGGATGCGGCTGCCCTTCGACACCGCCACGATCACGGCCATCGCCACCAATGTCAGCACGCCGGCGCTGATCCTTGCGACCCTGGCCGGCCTGAAGGTCGGCGCCGGGGCGTTGTCGGAAATGATGCTGGCGGTCGCCCTTACCCTCGTCGGTTTCGGCGTCGCGGGTGGGCTCGCGCTGCTGCTTTTCCGCATGTCGCTCCGGGCTTTCCTGACACCGATGATGATGGCGAATGTCGGCAACATGGGGCTGCCGCTTTGTCTTTTCGCCTTCGGGGAGGAAGGGCTGGCCCTCGGCATTGCCTGTTTCGCGGTCAATGCGGCCTGGCATTTCACCGGCGGCATCGCCCTGGTCTCGGGACGCATGACCTTCCGCACCGTCCTGCGCACGCCCGTGATCCACGCCAGCCTGATCGGCATCGCGCTGATGGCGACGGGCACGGCGCTGCCCGCCTGGCTGCAGAACACGCTGGATGTCCTTGGCGGGATCGCCATCCCGCTGATGCTGATCGCGCTGGGCGTTTCGCTCGCCTCGCTGGAGGCACGCAGTCTTCGCGAGGGCGCGGTTGTGGCCGTGCTGCGCCTGTCGGTCGGACTGTGTGTCGGGTTCGCAGTCGCCGAACTATTGTCGCTGGAAGGCGCGGCGCGCGGCGTCATCCTGATCCAGTCGGCGATGCCGGTCGCGGTCTTCAATTACCTGTTCGCGGCGGCCTACGAGCAACGCCCGGGCGCGGTGGCGGGCTCGGTGCTGATCTCGACCGCCATCTCCTTCCTGACCATGCCGTTCCTGCTGCTGTTCGCCATGGGACGGCTGTAG
- a CDS encoding shikimate kinase: MPNAGAAPMPEQTREPSLVLVGLMGAGKSTVGRRLAQRLSRRFVDADDEIERAAGMSIPEIFERFGEAHFRDGERRVLARLLDQDGIIIATGGGAFMHPETRRMIRDRARSIWLKADLDTLVRRCARRADRPLLKGSSARETLGRLMEERYPVYAEADFTVESGGDAHDLVVDRIMQVIGADQP; this comes from the coding sequence ATGCCCAATGCGGGCGCGGCGCCGATGCCGGAACAGACGCGGGAGCCTTCGCTGGTGCTCGTCGGACTGATGGGCGCGGGCAAGAGCACGGTCGGCCGCCGCCTGGCGCAGCGGCTGTCGCGGCGGTTCGTGGACGCCGACGACGAGATCGAGCGCGCCGCCGGCATGTCCATTCCGGAGATCTTCGAGCGCTTCGGCGAGGCGCATTTCCGCGATGGCGAACGCCGCGTGCTGGCGCGGCTGCTGGATCAGGACGGCATCATCATCGCCACCGGCGGCGGCGCCTTCATGCATCCTGAGACCCGGCGGATGATTCGCGACCGCGCCCGCTCGATCTGGCTCAAGGCGGATCTGGATACGCTGGTGCGGCGTTGCGCGCGGCGCGCCGACCGGCCGCTGCTGAAGGGGAGCAGCGCGCGCGAGACGCTGGGCCGGCTGATGGAGGAGCGCTACCCGGTCTATGCCGAGGCGGATTTCACCGTGGAAAGCGGCGGCGACGCCCATGACCTGGTGGTCGACCGAATCATGCAGGTCATCGGAGCCGATCAGCCATGA
- the aroB gene encoding 3-dehydroquinate synthase: protein MTRTVRVDLGARSYDIAIGAGLLAAAGDAMKAVLSRPRVVIVTDRNVADAHLGTVEASCVRSGIETAAIVLPPGEATKSFAELEHLCGALIDRRVGRDDMILALGGGVIGDLAGFAASILRRGVDFIQAPTTLLAQVDSSVGGKTAVNVPQGKNLIGAFHQPRLVLADVAALDTLPRREVLAGYAEVVKYGLLGDRGFFDWLEVNGPALIEGDRAARIEAVARSCQAKARIVAADERESGERALLNLGHTFGHALEAEGGYDGTILHGEAVAIGMVQAFELSARLGLCNGQDVERVRRHFTAVGLPVRPADRGLDGVPAERLLHHMAQDKKVRDGRLTFVLVRGIGEAFVTRDVEAPAVSAYLSGEAA from the coding sequence ATGACCCGGACCGTGCGGGTGGATCTCGGGGCCCGGAGCTATGACATCGCCATCGGCGCCGGGCTGCTCGCCGCGGCCGGCGACGCGATGAAGGCTGTCCTGTCCCGGCCGCGCGTCGTCATTGTCACCGACCGGAATGTCGCGGACGCCCATCTGGGGACGGTCGAAGCATCCTGCGTCCGGTCCGGGATCGAGACCGCCGCCATCGTGCTGCCGCCGGGCGAGGCGACCAAGTCCTTCGCCGAACTGGAGCATCTCTGCGGCGCCCTGATCGACCGGCGCGTCGGCCGCGACGACATGATCCTGGCCCTGGGCGGCGGCGTCATCGGCGATCTGGCCGGTTTCGCCGCTTCGATCCTGCGTCGCGGAGTCGATTTCATCCAGGCGCCGACGACGCTGCTGGCCCAGGTCGACAGCTCGGTCGGCGGCAAGACCGCCGTCAACGTCCCCCAGGGCAAGAACCTCATCGGCGCCTTTCACCAGCCCCGCCTGGTGCTGGCGGACGTCGCGGCGCTGGATACGCTGCCGCGGCGCGAAGTGCTGGCCGGTTACGCCGAGGTGGTGAAATACGGCCTGCTGGGCGACCGGGGATTCTTCGACTGGCTGGAGGTCAACGGTCCCGCCCTCATCGAGGGCGACCGGGCGGCGCGGATCGAGGCCGTGGCCCGGAGCTGCCAGGCCAAGGCCCGGATCGTCGCCGCCGACGAGCGCGAGAGCGGGGAGCGGGCATTGCTCAATCTCGGCCACACCTTCGGCCACGCGCTGGAGGCCGAGGGCGGCTATGACGGCACCATCCTGCACGGCGAGGCAGTGGCCATCGGCATGGTCCAGGCCTTCGAGTTGTCGGCGCGGCTCGGGCTCTGCAACGGACAGGATGTCGAGCGCGTGCGCCGCCACTTCACCGCCGTCGGCCTGCCTGTCCGCCCGGCCGACCGGGGTCTGGACGGCGTCCCAGCGGAACGGCTGCTGCATCACATGGCGCAGGACAAGAAGGTCCGCGACGGCCGTCTGACATTCGTACTGGTGCGCGGCATCGGCGAGGCCTTCGTCACCCGTGACGTGGAAGCCCCCGCGGTCAGCGCCTACCTTTCCGGCGAGGCTGCCTGA
- a CDS encoding cobyric acid synthase, with amino-acid sequence MVREGANVARAAIMVQGTGSSVGKSMLVAGLCRLFADRGLAVRPFKPQNMSNNAAATADGGEIGRAQATQALACRVPPTVDMNPVLLKPESEIGAQVVVQGRRLTTARARDYAKLKPQLLEKVLESFRLLSAEADLVIVEGAGSTAEVNLRAGDIANMGFAEAADIPVVLAGDIDRGGVIAQIVGTHALIPEAERARIRGFLVNKFRGDSSLFDDGRDLIARRTGWPALGVVPWFAHADRLPAEDAMELAGRSRRREGAFRIAVPAFSRIANFDDLDPLAAEPGVDLEIVAAGRALPGDADLILLPGCKSTTGELRHLRAQGWDIDILAHARRGGRVLGLCGGYQMLGRTVADPEGVEGPVETVEGLGLLDVTTVMTAEKRTVPVAGSHPASGAAVSGYEIHIGRTEGPDRSRPWLEIEDRPEGAASADGRVLGSYVHGLFGDDGFRRAFLAGLGAEADNTLVHASLVEQTLDELAAHLEAHLDFGAVARIAGL; translated from the coding sequence ATGGTTCGGGAGGGCGCGAACGTGGCCAGGGCCGCCATCATGGTGCAGGGCACCGGCTCCAGCGTCGGCAAGTCGATGCTGGTGGCCGGCCTGTGCCGGCTGTTCGCCGACCGGGGTCTTGCGGTCCGGCCATTCAAGCCGCAGAACATGTCCAACAACGCTGCGGCGACCGCCGACGGCGGCGAGATCGGGCGCGCCCAGGCGACCCAGGCGCTGGCCTGTCGCGTGCCGCCCACCGTGGACATGAATCCCGTGCTGCTGAAACCCGAGAGCGAGATCGGGGCGCAGGTCGTCGTCCAGGGCCGGCGGCTGACGACCGCACGCGCCCGCGACTACGCGAAGCTGAAGCCGCAACTGCTGGAGAAGGTGCTGGAGAGCTTCCGCCTGCTGTCGGCCGAGGCGGACCTGGTGATCGTCGAGGGCGCCGGCAGCACCGCTGAGGTCAACCTTCGCGCCGGCGACATCGCCAACATGGGCTTCGCCGAGGCCGCCGACATCCCGGTCGTCCTGGCCGGTGACATCGACCGCGGCGGGGTGATCGCGCAGATCGTCGGCACGCACGCGCTGATTCCGGAGGCCGAACGGGCGCGCATCCGCGGCTTCCTGGTCAACAAGTTCCGTGGCGACTCCAGCCTGTTCGATGACGGCCGCGACCTGATCGCCCGGCGCACCGGCTGGCCCGCGCTGGGTGTGGTGCCATGGTTCGCCCATGCCGACCGCCTACCCGCGGAGGACGCGATGGAGCTGGCCGGACGTTCGCGCCGGCGCGAGGGCGCGTTCCGTATCGCCGTGCCCGCCTTCAGCCGTATCGCCAATTTCGACGACCTCGATCCGCTGGCCGCGGAGCCGGGCGTCGACCTGGAGATCGTCGCCGCCGGCCGCGCCCTGCCCGGCGATGCGGACCTGATCCTGCTGCCCGGCTGCAAGTCGACCACCGGCGAACTGCGCCATCTGCGCGCCCAGGGCTGGGATATCGACATCCTGGCCCATGCGCGGCGCGGCGGGCGCGTGCTCGGCCTCTGCGGCGGCTATCAGATGCTGGGCCGGACCGTGGCCGATCCCGAAGGCGTCGAGGGTCCGGTCGAGACGGTGGAGGGACTGGGCCTGCTGGACGTGACGACGGTGATGACGGCTGAGAAGCGCACTGTTCCGGTGGCGGGCAGCCACCCGGCGAGCGGGGCGGCGGTCTCGGGCTACGAAATCCATATCGGACGCACCGAAGGTCCCGACCGGTCGCGGCCCTGGCTGGAGATCGAAGACCGCCCGGAAGGCGCGGCCAGCGCCGACGGCCGCGTGCTCGGCAGCTACGTCCACGGGCTGTTCGGCGACGACGGTTTCCGACGGGCCTTCCTCGCCGGCCTCGGCGCCGAGGCGGACAACACGCTGGTCCACGCCAGCCTGGTGGAGCAGACGCTCGACGAACTCGCTGCGCATCTGGAGGCGCATCTCGATTTCGGTGCGGTCGCCCGTATCGCCGGGCTGTAG
- a CDS encoding HlyC/CorC family transporter yields the protein MDWQIIISIAAIVLLLVLSGFFSGSETALTAASRARMHHLGRMGNKRAVRVSRLVEQKENLIGSILLGNNLVNILASSLATSVLIVLVGDAAVAVATIVMTLLVLIFAEVLPKTYAIRNPDGFALAVAPAVDLLVRVLSPAVYAVQFVVRLTLRALGAHRLADNDISVEDELKGTIELHAREGTVRKTAKDMLGSILELDDVDVSEVMMHRRRVVTLNADNPPEQIVADALASNHTRIPLWRGEQEEIVGVLHARDLARELVKNDGDPSKLDIDEIAREPWFVPETTTLREQLNAFRRRHAHFALVIDEYGSLQGIVTLEDILEEIVGDISDEHDPVTAGIKPLPDGTYEIEGSVTIRDLNRRFDWNLPDEEATTIAGLVVYEAQALPDKGQIFRFHGFTFEVLERRRNRINRLRITPPESEE from the coding sequence ATGGACTGGCAAATCATCATCTCCATCGCGGCGATCGTGCTGCTGCTCGTGCTGTCGGGGTTCTTTTCGGGCTCCGAGACGGCGCTGACCGCGGCGTCGCGGGCGCGCATGCATCATCTCGGACGGATGGGCAACAAGCGTGCGGTCCGCGTGAGCAGGCTGGTCGAGCAGAAGGAGAACCTGATCGGCTCCATCCTGCTCGGCAACAATCTGGTCAATATCCTGGCGTCTTCGCTGGCGACCAGCGTGCTGATCGTGCTGGTCGGCGACGCAGCCGTGGCGGTGGCGACCATCGTCATGACTCTGCTGGTTCTGATATTCGCCGAGGTGTTGCCCAAGACCTACGCCATCCGCAACCCGGACGGCTTCGCGCTGGCCGTCGCGCCGGCCGTCGATCTCCTTGTCCGGGTGCTTTCGCCGGCGGTCTATGCGGTCCAGTTCGTGGTTCGCCTGACGCTGCGCGCCCTGGGCGCACACCGGCTGGCGGACAATGACATCTCGGTCGAGGACGAACTGAAGGGGACGATCGAACTGCACGCCCGCGAGGGCACGGTTCGCAAGACCGCCAAGGATATGCTGGGTTCCATCCTGGAACTCGACGACGTCGACGTTTCCGAAGTCATGATGCACCGCCGCCGGGTGGTGACGCTGAACGCCGACAACCCGCCCGAGCAGATCGTCGCCGATGCGCTGGCCAGCAACCACACCCGCATTCCGCTGTGGCGCGGCGAGCAGGAGGAGATCGTCGGCGTCCTCCACGCCAGGGATCTGGCCCGGGAACTGGTGAAGAACGACGGCGATCCATCGAAACTCGACATCGACGAGATCGCCCGGGAGCCCTGGTTCGTGCCCGAAACGACGACCCTGCGCGAGCAACTCAACGCCTTCCGGCGCCGTCACGCGCATTTCGCCCTCGTCATCGACGAATATGGTTCGCTGCAGGGCATCGTGACCCTGGAGGACATTCTCGAGGAGATCGTCGGCGACATCTCCGATGAGCACGATCCGGTCACGGCCGGCATCAAGCCGCTGCCCGACGGCACCTACGAGATCGAGGGTTCGGTCACCATCCGCGATCTCAACCGGCGCTTCGACTGGAATCTGCCCGACGAGGAGGCGACGACCATCGCCGGACTGGTCGTCTACGAAGCGCAGGCGCTGCCCGACAAGGGCCAGATATTCCGTTTCCACGGCTTCACCTTCGAGGTCCTGGAGCGCCGCCGCAACCGCATCAACCGCCTCAGGATCACCCCGCCCGAGAGCGAAGAATAG
- a CDS encoding HpcH/HpaI aldolase/citrate lyase family protein, with protein sequence MSFKIVEQTTPRLNRCELSVPGSSPQMFEKAAKSDADVIFLDLEDAVAPDDKPQARKNIIEGLNDIDWGNKTMSLRINGLDTHYMYRDVVDVLEQTGERLDLIMIPKAGTAADIYAVDMLVTQIEAAKGRKKRIGFEMIIETALGMANVDEIAAASPRNESLHFGVADYAASTKARTTSIGGPNPNYGVLTDADDAGKRDYHWGDMWHYAIARMVVAARANGLRPIDGPFGDFSDPDGYRAQAQRAAILGCEGKWAIHPKQIAIANEVFTPSEKEVEKARRILAAMEQAQKEGRGAVALDGRLIDIASIKQAEAMVKQAELISGG encoded by the coding sequence ATGAGCTTCAAGATCGTCGAACAGACCACGCCGCGCCTGAATCGCTGCGAGCTTTCCGTGCCCGGCTCCTCGCCGCAGATGTTCGAAAAAGCCGCAAAGTCAGATGCCGACGTCATCTTTCTCGACCTGGAGGACGCGGTCGCGCCCGATGACAAGCCGCAGGCGCGCAAGAACATCATCGAGGGACTCAACGACATCGACTGGGGCAACAAGACGATGTCGCTGCGCATCAACGGCCTCGACACCCATTACATGTACCGCGATGTCGTCGACGTGCTGGAGCAGACCGGCGAGCGGCTCGACCTGATCATGATCCCGAAGGCCGGCACAGCGGCCGACATCTACGCCGTCGACATGCTGGTCACCCAGATCGAGGCCGCCAAGGGCCGCAAGAAGCGCATCGGCTTCGAGATGATCATCGAGACCGCGCTGGGCATGGCCAATGTCGACGAGATCGCCGCCGCCAGCCCGCGCAACGAATCGCTGCACTTCGGCGTCGCCGACTACGCCGCCTCGACCAAGGCGCGCACCACTTCCATCGGCGGCCCGAACCCGAACTATGGCGTGCTGACCGACGCCGACGACGCCGGCAAGCGCGACTATCACTGGGGCGACATGTGGCACTACGCCATCGCCCGCATGGTGGTCGCCGCCCGCGCCAACGGCCTCCGGCCGATCGACGGTCCCTTCGGCGACTTCTCCGATCCGGACGGCTATCGCGCCCAGGCGCAGCGCGCCGCGATCCTGGGCTGCGAGGGCAAGTGGGCGATCCATCCCAAGCAGATCGCCATCGCCAACGAGGTCTTCACCCCGTCCGAGAAGGAAGTCGAGAAGGCCCGGCGCATCCTCGCCGCCATGGAGCAGGCCCAGAAGGAAGGCCGCGGCGCCGTGGCGCTCGACGGCAGGCTGATCGACATCGCCTCGATCAAGCAGGCCGAGGCCATGGTCAAGCAGGCGGAGCTGATCTCCGGCGGCTGA
- the ggt gene encoding gamma-glutamyltransferase yields the protein MIRILIITVALLAALGSVRAETRPPMVAAAHPLAAEAGMAVLRDGGSAVDAAIAVQAVLTLVEPQSSGIGGGAFMLHWRAESGRLEAYDGRETAPAAATAALFLNDDGTPLDFFEAVVGGRSVGAPGVLRMLELAHADHGRLEWARLFEDAIRLSRDGFEVTPRLHYLLDRDRYLKASPTAAPYFYDADGAAWPVGHVLRNPALAETLSLVAEGGADALHEGPVAADIVAAVRGHADNPGLLSEADLAGYAAKRRPPVCMPYRAHRVCGMPPPTSGGVAVAQILGMLSRFDLGSAGPAPVLVHLVAEAEKRAYADRARFLADSDFVDVPVAELLDPDYLARRAAEIDVTVASGDAAPGLPRQRGLRDGDDLTQPATTHFVIADAAGNVVSMTSSVENAFGSRIFVRGFLLNNQLTDFSFAPEDADGLAVANRVEPGKRPRSSMSPTIVLDREGGFRLAIGSPGGSRIIGYVARTLIGVLDLGLTVQQAIDLPNFVNRNGATDLEDVAEVEDMRRALEAMGHVVNVRGLNSGLHGIEQVEGAWRGGADPRREGVVLGTE from the coding sequence ATGATCCGCATTCTGATAATCACCGTTGCCCTGCTGGCCGCCCTCGGATCGGTCAGGGCGGAGACGCGCCCGCCCATGGTGGCTGCAGCGCACCCGCTGGCTGCCGAAGCCGGCATGGCGGTGCTGCGCGACGGCGGCTCGGCGGTGGATGCAGCGATCGCCGTGCAGGCGGTGCTGACCCTGGTCGAGCCGCAATCGTCGGGCATCGGCGGCGGCGCCTTCATGCTGCACTGGCGCGCCGAAAGCGGCCGGCTGGAGGCCTATGACGGCCGCGAAACGGCGCCGGCGGCCGCCACGGCGGCCCTTTTCCTGAACGACGACGGCACGCCGCTGGACTTCTTCGAGGCGGTGGTCGGCGGCCGCTCGGTCGGCGCCCCCGGCGTGCTGCGCATGCTCGAGCTGGCGCACGCGGATCACGGCAGGCTCGAATGGGCGCGGCTGTTCGAAGACGCCATCCGCCTGTCGCGCGACGGTTTCGAAGTGACGCCCAGGCTGCACTACCTGCTGGACCGCGACCGCTACCTCAAGGCCTCGCCGACCGCGGCGCCGTACTTCTACGATGCAGACGGCGCGGCCTGGCCCGTCGGCCACGTACTGCGGAACCCGGCGCTGGCCGAGACGCTGTCACTTGTCGCCGAGGGCGGGGCCGACGCCCTGCACGAAGGCCCGGTCGCCGCCGACATCGTCGCCGCGGTTCGTGGCCATGCGGACAATCCGGGGCTGTTGAGCGAAGCGGATCTGGCGGGCTACGCGGCGAAACGGCGGCCGCCGGTCTGCATGCCATACCGCGCGCATCGGGTCTGCGGCATGCCGCCGCCGACCTCGGGCGGCGTCGCGGTGGCGCAGATCCTCGGCATGCTCAGCCGATTCGACCTGGGCAGCGCCGGACCAGCGCCGGTGCTGGTCCACCTGGTCGCCGAGGCGGAGAAGCGCGCCTATGCCGACCGCGCCCGGTTCCTGGCCGACAGCGATTTCGTCGATGTTCCCGTGGCCGAACTGCTCGATCCCGACTACCTCGCCCGCCGCGCCGCGGAGATCGATGTGACGGTGGCTTCGGGCGACGCGGCTCCCGGCCTGCCCCGGCAGCGGGGGTTGCGCGACGGCGATGATCTGACGCAGCCGGCGACGACGCACTTCGTCATCGCGGACGCGGCGGGCAACGTGGTTTCGATGACGTCGTCGGTGGAGAACGCCTTCGGATCGCGGATATTCGTGCGCGGCTTCCTGCTCAACAACCAGCTCACGGATTTCTCCTTTGCGCCCGAGGACGCGGACGGGCTGGCCGTCGCCAACCGCGTCGAGCCCGGCAAACGCCCGCGCAGCTCCATGTCGCCGACCATCGTGCTGGATCGGGAAGGCGGCTTCCGCCTGGCCATCGGCTCGCCGGGCGGCAGCCGCATCATCGGCTATGTGGCCCGGACCCTGATCGGCGTGCTCGATCTTGGCCTGACGGTGCAGCAGGCAATCGACCTGCCCAACTTCGTCAACCGCAATGGGGCGACCGACCTGGAAGATGTGGCCGAGGTCGAAGACATGCGGCGCGCGTTGGAGGCCATGGGCCACGTGGTGAACGTGCGCGGCCTCAACAGCGGCCTGCACGGCATCGAGCAGGTAGAGGGGGCCTGGCGCGGCGGCGCCGATCCCCGCCGCGAGGGCGTCGTGCTGGGCACGGAGTAG